The Oncorhynchus nerka isolate Pitt River linkage group LG12, Oner_Uvic_2.0, whole genome shotgun sequence genome includes a region encoding these proteins:
- the LOC115122135 gene encoding cathepsin B-like produces the protein MWRVIFLALVSGLSISWARPRLPPLSHQMVDYINKANTTWKAGHNFHNVDYSYVKRLCGTLLKGPKLPTMVQYAGDVELPDTFDPRQQWPNCPTLKEIRDQGSCGSCWAFGAAEAISDRVCIHSNAKVSVEISSEDLLSCCDSCGMGCNGGYPSAAWDFWTTEGLVTGGLYDSHVGCRPYSIPPCEHHVNGTRPPCTGEEGDTPQCTNQCETGYTPGYKQDKHFGKSSYSLPSEEQQIMTELLKNGPVEGAFTVYEDFLLYKSGVYQHVSGSAVGGHAIKVLGWGEEGGTPYWLAANSWNTDWGENGFFKILRGKDHCGIESEMVAGVPL, from the exons ATGTGGCGTGTGATATTTTTGGCGCTGGTGTCTGGGCTGTCAATCAGCTGGGCCCGGCCCCGCTTACCTCCGCTCTCCCACCAGATGGTGGACTACATCAACAAGGCCAACACTACATGGAAGGCTGGTCACAACTTCCATAATGTGGACTACAGCTACGTTAAGAGACTGTGTGGAACCCTGCTTAAAGGACCCAAACTGCCCACCAT ggTGCAGTATGCAGGGGATGTGGAGCTGCCTGACACCTTTGACCCTAGACAGCAGTGGCCCAACTGTCCCACTCTGAAGGAGATCCGGGACCAGGGCTCCTGTGGCAGCTGCTGG GCGTTTGGCGCTGCGGAGGCCATCTCGGACCGTGTGTGTATCCATAGCAACGCCAAGGTCAGCGTAGAGATCTCCTCTGAAGACCTGCTCAGCTGCTGTGACAGCTGTGGCATGGG TTGTAATGGTGGTTATCCCTCTGCTGCGTGGGACTTCTGGACTACAGAGGGACTGGTCACTGGAGGACTCTACGACTCTCACGTTG GATGCAGGccctactccatccctccctgtgaGCACCATGTTAATGGCACACGACCCCCCTGTACAGGAGAGGAGGGTGACACCCCACAATGTACCAACCAGTGTGAGACTGGATACACGCCTGGCTACAAGCAGGACAAACACTTTG GTAAGAGCTCGTACAGTTTGCCCTCTGAAGAGCAGCAGATCATGACTGAGCTCCTGAAGAACGGACCTGTGGAAGGAGCTTTCACTGTCTATGAAGACTTCCTGCTCTACAAGTCTG GTGTGTATCAGCATGTCTCTGGCAGTGCAGTAGGAGGCCATGCCATTAAGGTCctgggctggggagaggagggggggactcCTTACTGGCTGGCTGCCAACTCCTGGAACACTGACTGGGGAGAGAATG GTTTCTTTAAGATCCTGAGAGGTAAGGACCACTGTGGCATCGAGTCTGAGATGGTGGCTGGTGTCCCTTTGTAA